In one Corynebacterium bovis DSM 20582 = CIP 54.80 genomic region, the following are encoded:
- a CDS encoding AzlC family ABC transporter permease yields MTNEDSPRRGEIAAGLADAWTVALGLVPLGLAFGLLVTQSGFAWWWAPVFSVVIYAGSIEFLAVSLVTGGVAPAAAALYGLLVNFRHVFYGLSFPTGAVRNPLARAYGVYALTDETYAVLSARPGVRWTGARVITVEVVCQVAWVGSGVVAALVGSAVPPVLHGMDFALTALFAVLLIESFDAARDLSLPVSAAVCGVVGYLVSPSQMLVIGLVLYFLLLVARHRWTGFDVRLRWTVGSPAGGGEDGGGGGAGVRAGGDGVGAGGAGGGGDGAAGADGPGGDR; encoded by the coding sequence ATGACCAACGAGGACTCCCCCCGGCGCGGCGAGATCGCCGCCGGCCTCGCCGACGCGTGGACCGTCGCCCTCGGTCTCGTCCCCCTCGGCCTGGCGTTCGGGCTGCTCGTGACGCAGTCCGGGTTCGCCTGGTGGTGGGCGCCGGTCTTCAGCGTCGTCATCTACGCCGGGTCGATCGAGTTCCTCGCCGTGTCCCTCGTCACCGGCGGCGTCGCCCCGGCCGCGGCGGCGCTGTACGGGCTGCTGGTGAACTTCCGGCACGTGTTCTACGGGCTGAGCTTCCCCACCGGCGCGGTGAGGAACCCGCTGGCCAGGGCGTACGGCGTGTACGCGCTGACCGACGAGACGTACGCCGTGCTCTCCGCGCGTCCCGGGGTGCGGTGGACGGGGGCGCGGGTCATCACCGTCGAGGTCGTGTGCCAGGTCGCGTGGGTCGGGTCGGGGGTGGTCGCCGCGCTCGTGGGGTCGGCGGTGCCGCCGGTGCTGCACGGGATGGACTTCGCGCTGACGGCGTTGTTCGCCGTGCTGCTCATCGAGTCCTTCGACGCCGCCCGGGACCTGTCCCTGCCGGTGTCCGCGGCGGTGTGCGGGGTGGTGGGGTACCTGGTGTCCCCGTCGCAGATGCTGGTCATCGGGCTGGTGCTGTACTTCCTGCTGCTCGTCGCGCGGCACCGGTGGACGGGGTTCGACGTGCGTCTCCGCTGGACCGTCGGCTCCCCCGCCGGTGGCGGTGAAGACGGCGGTGGCGGTGGTGCCGGCGTGCGTGCCGGCGGCGACGGCGTGGGTGCGGGCGGTGCCGGCGGTGGTGGTGACGGCGCTGCGGGCGCCGACGGACCGGGTGGTGACCGTTGA
- a CDS encoding CCA tRNA nucleotidyltransferase — MLATAWRTIRGLDRDLLPVAEAFRAQGHTLHLVGGSVRDALLGRLSHDLDFTTDARPEQVVEILTPLAETVWDTGIAYGTVSAMIRGTVVEITTYRADTYDGDSRNPEVTYGDTLEGDLVRRDFRCNAMALELSPVGEHVFHDPLGGLDDLEAGILDTPAAPETSFHDDPLRMLRACRFVAQLGFDVSARVREAMTAMSGEIARITVERVQAELNTLLLGVAPGQGLDLMVDTGLGDVVLPELPALRLTQDEHHQHKDVYLHSLQVLSNAVELEAERWADGIPLGDGEVREKTDDDSLQLRWAALLHDCGKPETREFTEEGGVTFHHHEVVGARMVRRRLKALKFPKRMTENIGTLVFLHMRFHGYSEGLWSDAAVRRYVADAGDLLPHLHLLVRADCTTRNVNKAAWLRRSYDQLEERIAELREREDLAAVRPDLDGDEIMEVLGLRPGPGVGVARTFLLNLRLDRGPLGREAAVAELRRWWDDGGSAEVAAAEQSGRKRRRGEGDRG; from the coding sequence ATGCTGGCCACGGCCTGGCGGACGATCCGCGGCCTCGACCGCGACCTCCTCCCGGTGGCGGAGGCCTTCCGGGCGCAGGGCCACACCCTCCACCTCGTCGGGGGGTCCGTCCGGGACGCGCTGCTCGGCCGGCTCTCCCACGACCTCGACTTCACGACGGACGCCCGCCCGGAGCAGGTCGTCGAGATCCTCACCCCCCTCGCGGAGACCGTGTGGGACACCGGCATCGCCTACGGCACCGTCTCCGCGATGATCCGCGGCACCGTCGTCGAGATCACGACCTACCGGGCGGACACCTACGACGGTGACAGCCGCAACCCGGAGGTCACCTACGGCGACACCCTCGAGGGCGACCTCGTCCGCCGCGACTTCCGCTGCAACGCCATGGCCCTCGAGCTCTCCCCCGTCGGCGAGCACGTCTTCCACGACCCGCTCGGCGGCCTCGACGACCTCGAGGCCGGGATCCTCGACACCCCCGCCGCCCCGGAGACGTCGTTCCACGACGACCCGCTGCGGATGCTCCGGGCCTGCCGGTTCGTCGCACAGCTCGGGTTCGACGTCAGCGCCCGCGTGCGCGAGGCCATGACCGCGATGTCCGGCGAGATCGCGCGGATCACCGTCGAACGCGTGCAGGCGGAGCTCAACACGCTGCTGCTCGGCGTCGCCCCCGGTCAGGGCCTCGACCTCATGGTGGACACCGGCCTCGGCGACGTCGTCCTCCCCGAGCTCCCCGCCCTCCGCCTCACCCAGGACGAGCACCACCAGCACAAGGACGTCTACCTGCACTCCCTCCAGGTGCTCTCCAACGCCGTCGAGCTGGAGGCCGAGCGGTGGGCCGACGGCATCCCCCTCGGCGACGGGGAGGTCCGGGAGAAGACCGACGACGACTCCCTCCAGCTGCGGTGGGCGGCTCTCCTCCACGACTGCGGCAAGCCGGAGACCCGCGAGTTCACCGAGGAGGGCGGCGTGACCTTCCACCACCACGAGGTCGTCGGGGCCCGGATGGTCCGCCGCCGCCTCAAGGCGCTGAAGTTCCCCAAGCGGATGACCGAGAACATCGGGACGCTCGTGTTCCTCCACATGCGCTTCCACGGCTACTCCGAGGGCCTGTGGTCCGACGCCGCGGTGCGCCGGTACGTCGCGGACGCCGGGGACCTGCTGCCGCACCTGCACCTCCTCGTGCGGGCGGACTGCACGACCCGCAACGTCAACAAGGCCGCGTGGCTCCGGAGGTCCTACGACCAGCTGGAGGAGCGCATCGCCGAGCTGCGGGAACGGGAGGACCTCGCCGCCGTCCGCCCCGACCTCGACGGCGACGAGATCATGGAGGTCCTGGGCCTGCGGCCCGGGCCCGGCGTCGGCGTCGCGCGGACGTTCCTGCTGAACCTGCGGCTCGACCGCGGCCCGCTCGGCCGGGAGGCCGCCGTCGCCGAACTCCGGCGGTGGTGGGACGACGGCGGGTCCGCGGAGGTCGCCGCCGCGGAGCAGTCGGGGAGGAAGCGCCGGCGCGGGGAGGGCGACCGGGGATGA
- a CDS encoding NUDIX hydrolase, with the protein MSDNAGPGGGERRRRRRRGGRGHRRAGGDAATGRGTSASSPTTSDGGSQGASPEGAADRGAPAAGSGTGSGAGPATGSGARKAGQGGQGGRRSGRRQGAKNPRTARTAKGPKGGRTAAHGSRADRQAERRAGGGDRHTPRGPRTTPARQAAPRQSTARRSPARPVTAEHNDLPTSVETSAGGLVLSGLPEAVQPDGSVDFSRIYVALIGRLDRRGRLLWSMPKGHIEPDESHHATAEREVWEETGIAGEVFADLGTIDYWFVSDGVRIHKTVHHHLLRYVDGDLNDEDPEVTEVAWLPVSHLVERLAYADERTLARQAYDRLPDLARADAAAGRATPR; encoded by the coding sequence ATGAGTGACAACGCAGGACCGGGTGGCGGCGAACGCCGTCGTCGGCGTCGCCGGGGGGGCCGTGGCCACCGGCGCGCCGGCGGTGACGCGGCCACCGGGCGGGGCACGTCCGCGTCGTCACCGACGACGTCGGACGGCGGGTCGCAGGGGGCCTCCCCGGAGGGGGCCGCGGACCGGGGCGCGCCGGCCGCCGGATCCGGCACCGGCTCGGGTGCCGGCCCAGCCACCGGCTCGGGCGCGCGGAAGGCCGGCCAGGGCGGCCAGGGCGGACGCCGCTCCGGCCGGCGGCAGGGCGCGAAGAACCCGCGGACCGCGCGGACCGCGAAGGGCCCGAAGGGCGGCCGGACGGCGGCCCACGGCTCCCGCGCGGACCGCCAGGCCGAGCGCCGCGCGGGCGGCGGCGACCGCCACACGCCGCGCGGCCCCCGCACCACCCCGGCCCGCCAGGCCGCACCCCGCCAGTCGACGGCCCGCCGCAGCCCGGCGCGCCCGGTCACGGCGGAGCACAACGACCTGCCGACGTCGGTGGAGACCTCGGCCGGCGGCCTCGTCCTCTCGGGTCTCCCGGAGGCGGTGCAGCCGGACGGGAGCGTGGACTTCTCCCGCATCTACGTCGCGCTCATCGGCCGGTTGGACCGCCGGGGCCGGCTCCTGTGGTCCATGCCGAAGGGCCACATCGAGCCCGACGAGTCCCACCACGCCACCGCCGAGCGCGAGGTGTGGGAGGAGACCGGCATCGCCGGGGAGGTCTTCGCCGACCTCGGGACGATCGACTACTGGTTCGTCTCGGACGGCGTGCGCATCCACAAGACCGTCCACCACCACCTCCTCCGGTACGTCGACGGGGACCTCAACGACGAGGACCCCGAGGTCACGGAGGTCGCCTGGCTGCCGGTGAGCCACCTCGTCGAGCGCCTGGCCTACGCCGACGAACGCACGCTCGCCCGCCAGGCCTACGACCGGCTGCCCGACCTCGCCCGCGCCGACGCCGCCGCCGGGCGTGCCACCCCGCGGTAG
- a CDS encoding lipid II flippase MurJ — protein MHSSNGSPDDSQPTAPQDPDRPSGAAPAAGQRGRFRAARPPAQAPAPRRRSTARPAPAEDHSHLDKSPAERAATGSWPAAGGAPGDPSRDPSHAGDHPSPRGDGDAHRSAARGTTAVATVEDDPHAHRPTGTGGDGRRRDPDGGSGTTGGDQAQEASDADVVRAGGSMAVATLLSRITGFLRTVLIGAALGPAVSSAFNVANTLPNLITELVLGAVLTSLVVPVLVRAEKEDADHGEAFIRRLLTVTMTMTLVITVASVLAAPLLTRVTLDADGQVNVGMSTSFAYLVLPQIVFYAMFAVFMAVLNTKGVFRPGAWAPVVNNVVTLLVLGLYYMLPQDTKLHATDTVTVANPHVLLLGLGTTAGVVVQALIMVPYLRKAGIPLRPLWGIDERLRSFGGMALAIVVYVAISQLGYVLNNRIAGDADAAAPTIYANAWQMLQVPYGVIGVTLLTAIMPRLSRNAADGDDRAVVRDLTTATRLTMLALVPVIVFFTAFGTVLGPALFNFREFDLASANVLGLTISFSAFTLIPYALVLLHLRVFYAREEVWTPTFIITGITVTKVALAYTAPLVATEPRMVVVLLGAANGFGFVTGAVVGHLLLRRSLGSLGVREVSRTVVWALGSSAVAALIVWRVDVLLETYVFPAENPWFIVRLLIIGPLFLLITGLILSRSRLPEVLTVGAALSRLPGLGRVIRVRGEDDAVPAAGRPAPVSAVDLASEAVLGGGDNMTTLLPPLSAGRVRGPRLVPGAPILRGRFRLLADHGGSRAARLWQAREMVNGTAATGDVVALTILDPVVAAGSQDRAAVAEAHRRILDDTALLGRVTGPGIARVREVVDGGSLIVVVADWVEGAPLPSVAESGPDPLAAGYAVADLADAVALAHGCGTCLGLDHRNRLRISTAGSAVAAFPGVLPGNSPRQDIHGIGVALDLLLANVPEEEVPGALRDLCEEARGVEGVDPHDLARRLREITTGGAGTGDVRDDGDDGVDGGSGGGRGGSGARAGAGSTARPAGDAVAQAWDVRADETPDPHARAGFGAGSATRTRVVLTAVGAVLAVIVAAVVIAVAVTTLGGDRQDAPLTSDSLRQGVERSGAPATVTPTSAEEWMPVDGRGTPDSPADAPRIIDGDPATAWRSATYDAQLGPDATSVKAGLGLLLRLPSPTTVTSVHVEGGRAGTAVELRAATGDPSTLGDTHLLTTQTLSDGATDITVPDGVPGDRLLLWITALPMPDAASVGEVTVAGTVSGGGSGSGSEGGSGSTTAPEPAVTGAAGARSAH, from the coding sequence GTGCATTCCTCCAACGGATCCCCTGACGACAGTCAGCCGACGGCCCCGCAGGACCCCGACCGACCATCGGGGGCGGCCCCCGCCGCCGGGCAACGCGGCCGCTTCCGGGCGGCCCGGCCCCCGGCCCAGGCGCCCGCCCCCCGTCGCCGGTCCACCGCGCGCCCGGCCCCGGCCGAGGACCACTCACACCTGGACAAGTCGCCCGCCGAACGCGCGGCGACCGGGTCCTGGCCCGCCGCCGGGGGCGCCCCCGGGGACCCGTCCCGGGACCCCTCCCACGCGGGCGACCACCCCTCCCCCCGGGGTGACGGCGACGCGCACCGGTCCGCCGCCCGCGGCACCACCGCCGTCGCCACCGTCGAGGACGACCCGCACGCCCACCGCCCCACCGGGACCGGCGGCGACGGTCGGCGTCGTGACCCCGACGGCGGGTCCGGCACCACCGGCGGGGACCAGGCGCAGGAGGCCAGCGACGCCGACGTCGTCCGCGCCGGCGGGTCGATGGCGGTCGCGACCCTCCTGTCGCGCATCACCGGCTTCCTCCGCACGGTGCTCATCGGCGCGGCGCTCGGCCCGGCGGTGAGCTCGGCGTTCAACGTCGCGAACACCCTGCCGAACCTCATCACCGAGCTCGTCCTCGGCGCGGTGCTCACGTCGCTCGTCGTCCCGGTGCTCGTCCGCGCGGAGAAGGAGGACGCGGACCACGGCGAGGCGTTCATCCGCCGGCTGCTCACCGTGACGATGACGATGACCCTCGTCATCACGGTCGCGTCGGTGCTCGCCGCGCCGCTCCTCACGAGGGTGACGCTCGACGCGGACGGCCAGGTCAACGTCGGCATGTCCACGTCCTTCGCGTACCTCGTGCTGCCGCAGATCGTGTTCTACGCGATGTTCGCGGTGTTCATGGCGGTGCTCAACACGAAGGGTGTCTTCCGCCCCGGGGCGTGGGCGCCGGTGGTGAACAACGTCGTCACCCTCCTCGTCCTCGGCCTGTACTACATGCTGCCGCAGGACACGAAGCTCCACGCGACGGACACCGTCACCGTCGCGAACCCGCACGTGCTGCTCCTCGGGCTCGGCACGACGGCGGGTGTCGTCGTCCAGGCCCTCATCATGGTGCCCTACCTGCGGAAGGCCGGCATCCCCCTGCGGCCGCTGTGGGGGATCGACGAACGCCTCCGCTCCTTCGGCGGCATGGCCCTCGCCATCGTCGTGTACGTCGCGATCTCCCAGCTGGGCTACGTGCTCAACAACCGCATCGCCGGTGACGCGGACGCCGCGGCGCCGACGATCTACGCGAACGCCTGGCAGATGCTCCAGGTGCCGTACGGCGTCATCGGCGTGACCCTGCTCACGGCGATCATGCCGCGGCTGTCCCGCAACGCGGCGGACGGCGACGACCGCGCCGTCGTCCGCGACCTCACGACCGCGACGCGCCTGACGATGCTCGCGCTCGTGCCCGTCATCGTGTTCTTCACGGCGTTCGGCACGGTCCTCGGCCCGGCGCTGTTCAACTTCCGCGAGTTCGACCTCGCGTCGGCGAACGTGCTCGGCCTGACGATCAGCTTCTCCGCGTTCACCCTCATCCCGTACGCGCTGGTCCTCCTGCACCTGCGGGTGTTCTACGCCCGCGAGGAGGTGTGGACGCCGACGTTCATCATCACCGGCATCACGGTCACGAAGGTGGCGCTGGCGTACACGGCCCCGCTCGTGGCGACGGAGCCGCGGATGGTCGTCGTGCTCCTCGGGGCGGCGAACGGGTTCGGGTTCGTCACCGGCGCGGTCGTCGGCCACCTGCTGCTCCGCCGGTCCCTGGGCAGCCTCGGGGTGCGCGAGGTGTCCCGGACGGTCGTGTGGGCGCTCGGCTCGTCGGCGGTCGCGGCGCTCATCGTGTGGCGGGTGGACGTGCTCCTGGAGACGTACGTGTTCCCGGCGGAGAACCCGTGGTTCATCGTCCGGCTGCTCATCATCGGCCCGCTGTTCCTCCTCATCACCGGGCTCATCCTGTCCCGGTCGCGGCTGCCGGAGGTCCTCACGGTCGGTGCGGCCCTGTCCCGGCTGCCGGGTCTCGGCCGGGTCATCAGGGTCAGGGGGGAGGACGACGCCGTCCCGGCCGCCGGCCGCCCCGCCCCCGTCAGTGCGGTGGACCTCGCCAGCGAGGCGGTGCTCGGCGGCGGCGACAACATGACGACGCTGCTGCCCCCGCTGTCCGCGGGGCGGGTCCGTGGCCCGCGGCTCGTGCCCGGCGCGCCGATCCTGCGCGGCCGGTTCCGGCTGCTCGCCGACCACGGCGGGTCCCGGGCGGCCCGGCTGTGGCAGGCCCGCGAGATGGTCAACGGCACGGCCGCGACGGGCGACGTCGTGGCCCTCACGATCCTCGACCCCGTCGTCGCGGCGGGGTCGCAGGACCGGGCGGCGGTCGCGGAGGCGCACCGTCGCATCCTCGACGACACGGCGCTGCTGGGCCGGGTCACCGGGCCGGGCATCGCCCGGGTCCGGGAGGTCGTCGACGGCGGGTCGCTCATCGTCGTCGTGGCCGACTGGGTCGAGGGCGCGCCGTTGCCGTCGGTCGCCGAGTCCGGTCCGGACCCGCTCGCCGCCGGGTACGCGGTCGCGGACCTCGCCGACGCGGTCGCGCTCGCCCACGGGTGCGGCACGTGCCTCGGCCTCGACCACCGCAACCGGCTGCGCATCTCCACGGCGGGGTCGGCGGTCGCCGCGTTCCCCGGTGTGCTGCCGGGCAACAGTCCGCGGCAGGACATCCACGGCATCGGCGTGGCCCTCGACCTGCTGCTCGCGAACGTGCCGGAGGAGGAGGTCCCCGGGGCGCTGCGGGACCTGTGCGAGGAGGCGCGGGGTGTGGAGGGCGTCGACCCCCACGACCTCGCCCGACGACTGCGGGAGATCACGACCGGCGGTGCCGGGACCGGGGACGTCCGTGACGACGGCGACGACGGGGTCGACGGCGGCTCCGGCGGCGGGCGCGGCGGGTCCGGTGCCCGGGCCGGCGCCGGGTCGACGGCCCGCCCGGCCGGGGACGCGGTCGCCCAGGCGTGGGACGTGCGCGCGGACGAGACGCCGGACCCGCACGCCCGGGCCGGCTTCGGCGCGGGCAGCGCGACCCGGACGCGGGTCGTCCTCACCGCGGTCGGGGCGGTGCTCGCGGTCATCGTCGCCGCGGTGGTCATCGCCGTCGCGGTGACGACGCTCGGCGGGGACCGGCAGGACGCGCCGCTGACCTCGGACTCCCTGCGCCAGGGTGTCGAGCGGTCCGGTGCCCCGGCGACGGTCACGCCGACCTCCGCGGAGGAGTGGATGCCCGTCGACGGGCGCGGCACCCCCGACAGTCCCGCCGACGCCCCGCGGATCATCGACGGTGACCCGGCGACCGCGTGGCGGAGCGCGACGTACGACGCCCAGCTCGGCCCGGACGCGACGTCGGTGAAGGCCGGTCTCGGCCTGCTCCTGCGCCTGCCGTCGCCGACGACGGTGACGTCCGTCCACGTCGAGGGCGGCCGCGCCGGCACGGCGGTCGAGCTCCGGGCCGCGACGGGCGACCCGTCGACCCTCGGTGACACGCACCTGCTGACGACGCAGACGCTCAGCGACGGGGCGACCGACATCACCGTGCCGGACGGGGTGCCGGGCGACCGGCTCCTGCTGTGGATCACGGCGCTGCCGATGCCCGACGCCGCGAGCGTCGGCGAGGTCACGGTCGCCGGGACGGTGTCCGGTGGCGGGAGCGGCAGCGGCTCCGAAGGCGGGTCCGGGTCGACGACAGCGCCGGAGCCGGCCGTCACGGGCGCCGCGGGGGCGCGCTCCGCGCACTAG
- a CDS encoding RNA polymerase sigma factor has product MEGHARSSGHARTGPAGVLPGREGVGAGGVGRAQGESGAAGEDSHATGVDPTHGDPDTAAHDSDAAGDADLLRRYRAGDAEGYRELLRRHQVRLWWVVHRAGVPWDECGDVLQEAMFSIHRAAPAFRGGSSVATWMHAIVRNVALTYMRQRSRAPETTSLDTPRSLDALQAVADVGVPDPADNAVTQDQLRAVRGALAALDPRLRTVMELTEIEGLSVAGAAATLGIPPGTVKSRRARARRHLRRRLLEDGPFRCDA; this is encoded by the coding sequence ATGGAGGGACACGCACGGTCGAGCGGCCACGCGCGCACGGGGCCGGCAGGCGTCCTGCCCGGGCGGGAGGGCGTCGGGGCCGGGGGTGTCGGGCGGGCGCAGGGCGAGTCCGGCGCAGCGGGGGAGGACAGCCACGCGACCGGCGTCGACCCCACCCACGGCGACCCCGACACAGCAGCACACGACAGCGACGCGGCGGGGGACGCGGACCTGCTCCGCCGGTACCGCGCGGGGGACGCCGAGGGCTACCGCGAACTGCTGCGCCGACACCAGGTGCGGCTGTGGTGGGTCGTCCACCGGGCCGGTGTGCCGTGGGACGAGTGCGGGGACGTCCTCCAGGAGGCCATGTTCAGCATCCACCGGGCGGCGCCGGCCTTCCGCGGGGGCAGCTCCGTCGCGACGTGGATGCACGCCATCGTCCGGAACGTCGCACTGACCTACATGCGGCAACGGTCGCGCGCCCCGGAGACGACGTCCCTCGACACGCCCCGGTCCCTCGACGCGCTGCAGGCCGTCGCGGACGTCGGCGTCCCCGACCCCGCGGACAACGCCGTCACGCAGGACCAGCTCCGGGCCGTCCGCGGTGCGCTCGCCGCACTCGACCCGCGGTTGCGGACCGTCATGGAACTCACCGAGATCGAGGGGTTGTCCGTCGCCGGTGCCGCGGCGACCCTCGGCATCCCGCCGGGAACGGTGAAGTCGCGACGGGCCCGGGCGCGCCGGCACCTCCGCCGCCGGCTGCTCGAGGACGGGCCGTTCCGGTGCGACGCCTGA
- the trxB gene encoding thioredoxin-disulfide reductase — MSESTTGTPTGTVTAPPTFVTAGAGVTAGGPTAGGTTGDSGTVHDVIIIGSGPAGYTAAVYAARAELRPVVFEGMDYGGLLMQTTEVENFPGFSEGIMGPALMEEMRAQAERFGADLRMEDVEKVELDGPVKTVHVDGEVLRARTVILATGAEPRYLGVPGERDLLGRGVSACATCDGFFFKEKQIAVIGGGDSAMEEADFLTKFGDNVTIIHRREEFRASKIMLERAQNNPKISFITNAVVSRVIGDTAVTALEITDTVTGETREVPMDAMFVAIGHDPRTAVFEGQVELRENGYVRVDEPTTATSVPGVFAAGDLVDSRYQQAITAAGSGCRAALDAEHYLSALNA; from the coding sequence ATGAGTGAATCCACCACCGGCACACCCACCGGCACCGTCACCGCACCCCCGACGTTCGTCACCGCCGGCGCCGGCGTCACGGCGGGCGGCCCGACGGCCGGCGGCACCACCGGGGACAGCGGGACGGTCCACGACGTCATCATCATCGGCTCCGGCCCCGCCGGCTACACCGCCGCCGTGTACGCCGCGCGCGCGGAACTGCGGCCGGTCGTGTTCGAGGGCATGGACTACGGCGGACTGCTCATGCAGACGACCGAGGTGGAGAACTTCCCCGGGTTCTCCGAGGGGATCATGGGCCCGGCGCTCATGGAGGAGATGCGCGCCCAGGCGGAGCGCTTCGGCGCGGACCTGCGGATGGAGGACGTCGAGAAGGTCGAGCTCGACGGGCCCGTGAAGACCGTCCACGTCGACGGCGAGGTGCTGCGCGCCCGCACGGTGATCCTCGCGACCGGGGCCGAGCCCCGCTACCTCGGGGTCCCCGGGGAGCGCGACCTCCTCGGGCGCGGCGTGTCCGCGTGCGCGACCTGCGACGGGTTCTTCTTCAAGGAGAAGCAGATCGCCGTCATCGGCGGCGGTGACTCCGCGATGGAGGAGGCGGACTTCCTCACGAAGTTCGGGGACAACGTCACGATCATCCACCGCCGCGAGGAGTTCCGCGCGTCGAAGATCATGCTCGAGCGGGCGCAGAACAACCCGAAGATCTCCTTCATCACCAACGCCGTGGTGTCCCGGGTGATCGGCGACACCGCCGTGACCGCGCTCGAGATCACCGACACGGTCACCGGCGAGACCCGGGAGGTGCCGATGGACGCGATGTTCGTCGCGATCGGACATGATCCGCGCACCGCCGTCTTCGAGGGGCAGGTCGAGCTCCGCGAGAACGGCTACGTCCGGGTCGACGAGCCGACGACCGCCACGTCCGTCCCCGGCGTCTTCGCCGCCGGCGACCTCGTGGACTCCCGGTACCAGCAGGCGATCACCGCCGCGGGCTCCGGGTGCCGCGCCGCGCTCGACGCGGAACACTACCTGTCCGCCCTGAACGCCTGA
- the trxA gene encoding thioredoxin produces the protein MASPVHVTQDTFRSTVVESDVPVLVDFWAGWCQPCLRMDPVLAQIAEEFDGRATVAKVNVDEQRLLASMFQVMSIPALLIFKDGKKVAELHGVQPKDDLSAKLDSLC, from the coding sequence ATGGCCAGCCCGGTCCACGTCACCCAGGACACCTTCCGGTCCACCGTCGTCGAGTCCGACGTCCCGGTCCTCGTCGATTTCTGGGCGGGATGGTGCCAGCCGTGTCTCCGCATGGACCCGGTTCTGGCACAGATTGCTGAAGAGTTCGACGGTCGTGCCACTGTGGCCAAGGTCAATGTGGACGAGCAGCGCCTGCTCGCGTCCATGTTCCAGGTGATGTCCATTCCGGCCCTGCTCATCTTCAAGGACGGCAAGAAGGTCGCGGAGCTCCACGGTGTTCAGCCCAAGGACGACTTGAGCGCTAAGCTGGACTCGCTGTGTTGA
- a CDS encoding N-acetylmuramoyl-L-alanine amidase, whose amino-acid sequence MIEGFSGDATGAESQRWTQEDEYFDKDLANALRAFQQQRGIIADGRITETVLRALREASYTLGARVLSLEANQFVGDDVAQLQGQLHDLGFYTSRVDGHFGVATHRALQNYQRDYALTPDGICGPETLRALSYLGRRITGGSPQAIRETEQIRAAGPQLSGKRVVIDPGLGDGEPGLTVRGPYGPITEEEILWDLASRLEGRMIAAGMETIMSRPRSGNPSSQDRASLANAFGADLMISLRCDSYPNDRANGVASFYFGSEHGYSSMTGEKLSGFIQREVAARTPLRNCYNHGRTWDILRLTRMPTVQFVTGYLSNPSDVAVLTDPHLRDTMAEAILVSVKRLYLMDKDTQPTGTYTFTELLAQEAAHS is encoded by the coding sequence ATGATCGAAGGATTCTCCGGGGACGCCACGGGTGCCGAGTCCCAGCGGTGGACCCAGGAGGACGAGTACTTCGACAAGGACCTGGCGAACGCCCTCCGCGCGTTCCAGCAGCAGCGGGGCATCATCGCGGACGGCCGGATCACGGAGACCGTCCTCCGGGCGCTCCGGGAGGCCTCGTACACGCTCGGCGCGCGGGTGCTCAGCCTGGAGGCGAACCAGTTCGTCGGTGACGACGTCGCCCAGCTCCAGGGCCAGCTCCACGACCTGGGGTTCTACACGTCCCGGGTCGACGGGCACTTCGGCGTCGCGACGCACCGGGCCCTGCAGAACTACCAGCGGGACTACGCCCTGACCCCGGACGGCATCTGCGGGCCGGAGACGCTCCGCGCGCTGTCCTACCTCGGGCGACGGATCACGGGCGGGTCCCCGCAGGCGATCCGCGAGACGGAGCAGATCCGCGCGGCCGGGCCGCAGCTGTCCGGCAAGCGCGTGGTCATCGACCCCGGCCTCGGCGACGGTGAACCGGGCCTCACCGTCCGTGGTCCGTACGGTCCCATCACGGAGGAGGAGATCCTCTGGGACCTCGCCTCGCGCCTCGAGGGGCGGATGATCGCCGCGGGCATGGAGACGATCATGTCCCGCCCGCGGTCGGGCAACCCGTCGTCCCAGGACCGGGCGTCGCTGGCGAACGCCTTCGGCGCGGACCTCATGATCTCCCTGCGGTGCGACTCCTACCCGAACGACCGCGCCAACGGGGTCGCGTCGTTCTACTTCGGGTCCGAGCACGGCTACTCCTCGATGACCGGCGAGAAGCTCAGCGGGTTCATCCAGCGCGAGGTCGCCGCCCGCACGCCCCTGCGCAACTGCTACAACCACGGCCGGACGTGGGACATTCTGCGGCTCACCCGCATGCCCACGGTGCAGTTCGTCACGGGGTACCTCTCCAACCCGTCCGACGTCGCGGTCCTCACCGACCCGCACCTCCGCGACACGATGGCCGAGGCCATCCTCGTCTCCGTCAAGCGCCTGTACCTCATGGACAAGGACACGCAGCCGACCGGCACGTACACCTTCACCGAGCTGCTCGCCCAGGAGGCCGCGCACTCCTGA